A region from the Neurospora crassa OR74A linkage group V, whole genome shotgun sequence genome encodes:
- a CDS encoding S-(hydroxymethyl)glutathione dehydrogenase: MASTVGKTITCKAAIAWGAGQELSYEDVEVAPPKAHEVRIQIKHTGVCHTDAYTLSGKDPEGAFPVILGHEGAGIVESVGEGVTNVKPGDHVIALYTPECKECKFCKSGKTNLCGKIRATQGRGVMPDGTSRFRARGQDILHFMGTSTFSQYTVVADISVVAVNPEAPMDRTCLLGCGITTGYGAATITANVEKGSTVAIFGAGCVGLSVIQGAVANGASKIIAVDVNPSKEEWSRKFGATDFVNPSTLPEGQSVVDKLIELTDGGCDYTFDCTGNVKVMRAALEACHKGWGQSIIIGVAAAGQEISTRPFMLVTGRVWRGSAFGGVKGRSQLPGLVEDYLNGKIKVDELITHRKKLAEINNAFEVMHQGDCVRAVVDMS; this comes from the exons ATGGCATCCACAGTAGGAAAG ACCATCACTTGCAAGGCTGCCATCGCCTGGGGCGCCGGCCAGGAGCTCAGTTATGAGGACGTTGAGGTGGCTCCGCCCAAGGCCCACGAGGTCAGAATTCAGATCAAGCACACCGGTGTCTGCCACACGG ACGCCTACACCCTCTCGGGCAAGGATCCCGAGGGCGCCTTCCCCGTCATCCTCGGACACGAGGGTGCCGGTATCGTCGAGTCCGTCGGCGAGGGCGTCACCAACGTGAAGCCCGGCGACCACGTCATCGCTCTCTACACCCCCGAGTGCAAGGAGTGCAAGTTCTGCAAGTCCGGCAAGACCAACCTTTGCGGCAAGATTCGCGCCACCCAGGGCAGGGGTGTGATGCCCGACGGCACCTCCCGCTTCCGCGCCCGTGGTCAGGACATCCTCCACTTCATGGGCACCTCCACCTTCAGCCAGTACACCGTTGTCGCCGACATTTCGGTCGTCGCTGTGAACCCGGAGGCCCCCATGGACCGCACCTGCCTGCTCGGCTGCGGTATCACCACCGGCTACGGCGCCGCCACCATCACGGCCAACGTCGAGAAGGGCAGTACTGTTGCCATCTTCGGCGCCGGCTGCGTCGGCCTCAGCGTCATCCAGGGTGCTGTTGCCAACGGCGCCTCCAAGATCATCGCTGTCGATGTCAACCCCAGCAAGGAGGAGTGGTCTCGCAAGTTCGGCGCCACTGACTTCGTCAACCCGAGCACCCTCCCCGAGGGCCAGTCTGTTGTCGACAAGTTGATCGAGCTGACCGACGGTGGTTGCGACTACACCTTTGACTGCACAGGCAACGTTAAGGTCATGCGTGCTGCTCTCGAGGCTTGCCACAAGGGTTGGGGTCAGagcatcatcatcggtgttgctgctgccggccAGGAGATTTCCACCAGGC CGTTCATGCTGGTCACCGGCCGCGTCTGGAGGGGTTCCGCCTTCGGTGGCGTCAAGGGCCGCTCTCAGCTGCCCGGTCTTGTCGAAGACTATCTCAACGGCAAGATCAAGGTTGACGAGTTGATCACGCACCGCAAGAAGCTGGCCGAGATCAACAACGCCTTTGAGGTCATGCATCAGGGCGACTGTGTTCGTGCGGTCGTCGATATGTCGTAG